TGCTCACCGTCTGCGCCCTTATCACACCGGTATTGTTGACGACTGTATTTAGTAGCGCGTCCATCGTCCCGGTCGTCATCAGCACCAGACCGCCGGGCGCGGTAATCGTGCCGCTGTTGGTGACGCTGCTGCCCGCCGCCGCCGTATCGACGGTGACGTTCAGCAGCTTGTCCCCGGAAAAATCGAGGCTCACCTTGTCACCCGCCGTCAGGCCGACCACCCGCGCCGCCACCGTGCCCTCGTTTTTGACCTGCGGACCGATGAATACCGCATGGTCGCCGGCCGTTATCGTGCCCTGGTTGATGACCGCACCGGCGCTGCCGTTCTTCGTGAATATGTATTTGCCGTTCATGAAATCGCTGTCCGCCATATTGAGCGTCGACGCCACCAGGCCGCCCACGTTCACCTGCGCCCCCGGCGCGAACAATATGCCGCTCGGATTTATCAGGTACACCTTGCCATTGGCCGTCAGCGACCCGTAAATGTTCGAGGCGCTGTTGCCCACCACCCGGTTTAATGCCACGGCCGACGCCGACGGCTGCACGAAGTTCACCGCCTCGCCCGCGGCGATGCCGAAGCTCTGCCAGTTGATCGCCGCCCTGTTCGTCGTCTGCGTGACCGTCGTCGTAGCGCCGCTCGTCGCGATCGTCGCCGTGCCGCCCGTCACCACCCCGCCGCTCGGGGCCGCCCACGCCGGCCCGTACGCGCCCAGCATCAGCATCCCCGCCGCCACCGGCGGCAGCACGGTTTTTGCTATGGCCCGCTGCCAATTGCGTCGCCATTTCCTTTGCATAGCGATACCTCCTTGCAAAACCCTAAAAATATTTCACGCCCTGTAGCCAGAGCCGTCCGTTTTTATCCGTATCTGCCGTCGCCTGCTCGCGGCCGATCTTCCAGGCATAGTCGAGCCTGAGCACGAAGTCCGGGCTGTGCGCCCACAGCACGCCCAGGCCCGCCCCCATCAGGCTGCGGCGGTTCTGCTCGCCCGCTCCCGCCCACGGTTTGTGGTTGACCGTTACGCTGCCGTAGTCGTAAAAGCCGGACAGATATACATTGTCCTTGCCGGCCGACAGGCCCGGCAGCCGCCACCTGATTTCCCCCGTCAGCTTGTAGCCGTCGTCGCCGGCCGCTTCCCCCTGCGGGAAAGCCCGCACGCCGTCCGCGCCGCCGAGGAAGAGCTTTTCCGACGAATCGAGATTCTTGTCGGCCAGTTGGCCGGTGAAGTTCAGGTGAAAATTCAGGTCTTTGGCCAAATACTGCTGCCGCTGATAGACGAAGACCGTTTTCGCGAACCCGCCGGCCGTCCTGGCGGTCGCGTCGTCGTTGGTCGCCGTGGCGGCGTCCTCGATACTCAGCCGTCCCCGGTAGTGGCTGATGCTGAAGCTGTTGAACCCCCCGCCCAGCCAGCTGTCGGCGAAATTGCCGGCCAGGCCGGCGCTGAGGGCGTGGCTCTTCTTGGGCACATAGCTGTCGGAAGCCGTCTGGTCGTCCTGAAGGCGTTTATCCTCGTAGGCGAGCGTGCCGTAC
The DNA window shown above is from Sporomusaceae bacterium and carries:
- a CDS encoding ShlB/FhaC/HecB family hemolysin secretion/activation protein, which codes for YGTLAYEDKRLQDDQTASDSYVPKKSHALSAGLAGNFADSWLGGGFNSFSISHYRGRLSIEDAATATNDDATARTAGGFAKTVFVYQRQQYLAKDLNFHLNFTGQLADKNLDSSEKLFLGGADGVRAFPQGEAAGDDGYKLTGEIRWRLPGLSAGKDNVYLSGFYDYGSVTVNHKPWAGAGEQNRRSLMGAGLGVLWAHSPDFVLRLDYAWKIGREQATADTDKNGRLWLQGVKYF